The window acctgTGTAACTATGAGTTgagttgttttttatttgaaatttgtaggtcattttttttctttttcttcttggcgaaaaaaaacaaactttatTGAATTCTGTAtgccatacacacacacacaccacttgtgttcaagaaaaaagatgttcaaatatgataattatcGTTCGTTGTTTGACCAGTTGTAAAGCTAATAAAgggttttgttgttgtcgaacaGGATATATTTCGTATCCcgtaaattgaatttggatttttattttctcaccgaaaaaaaaattcggaaaCAAGTTATGTTGATGAgtgaatcagaaaaaaagggtCGAAATATTGGTTATTTTCTCAAAGTTTTCAACCTTCCTGGTCGTTCGTAtgtctttctctctttaaTTCGATCGTTGATCTtgaatgtgtatgtgtgtgtgtctctctcttttcatgtttttttcatcatcatcatcatcattttaaatatAAACTTCCATGGTCAATTcgtagaagaagaagaagaatatgAAGAAACGATGTCATGTTATATCATGTCAATGTTGTTgctattgatgataatggtggacAACAAATCATATCATTCGTATCCATATGATTTTTTGGTTTGCTGCaatatgacgatgataattcGTGATTCAACATTAATCATATGGTGGTTAGCAACAATATTTTGGATAATCATCGAAATTCGTAGCCAATCATGTGGTCCACGTATTAGTCCAAGATtattaaaagaaaatgtgATACCTTGTGATATAAATACAAATGGTTATTGTACAGAACCTGGTCAAGCATATCCATGGAGTTCAATGAGACgttttatatttgaaaatcaaggttttgttaaaaaaatgtatggTGAACAGCGGCAAAGTCAAATAATTCATGATGAACTTGAAAGATTAAATAATCTTTATCAAGATTCATCGTCGCGATTATCATCAGCATCTAGACGTCATAgtaaacaacgacaaaatttTGGTAAATTAAATTCCAATcacaatgttgatgatgattcgaacaAAACCGGTGATGATCGTTTTCAATCGAAACATAGtcaagcaacaacaacaacaacaacaataatgatgacggcAACCACCGATCATTATGAACAAgatttaattattaatgagaatcaatcaataactGATAATCCGATCATAAATGAATCacgttcattatcatcatccaacgAATCTACGAATATTTTGGTggacaataaaaatattgatgatgatgataataataataataataacatcgttattgatgataatgtgaccgatgttgaagatgaaaattacgatgatgatgattatggtggtggtggtggtggtatgaCGACCACAActacgacaacgacaacgatgacaACGGTCAAAGGTTATAATGCATGTCCAATTACTCAAGAAGTGGTTGCACCATACTGGGCAAATAATACCCGTGGTGAAACATTAGCATTATTAAATGTTTATCCATTCGAACAATATATTCATTGGGAAAAATGTACGAATGAATATGAACAAATGTTCTGTAGAGATGGTTGCCGCTGTGAACAACAATATCGGCTACATCGTCTATTAGCATTTGATCCTAAAAATGAATGTCGTGGTATTTTCGCAGATTGGTTTCGTTTTCCTGGCTGTTGTGTTTGTATCtgttatgattattatcatgacaatgatcaacaaaatcaacaacatgaaCGGATTAATAATCGAAAAGCTCGTCTTTGAAACCGATTCgaaaattcatattcaatcaCTAGCACTGTATTAtatatcaatgaaatttaccatttttttgatgaaatcgaaaatcaaatccaaaaaaGCACTGTaaatatcaataatcaataatttttgagaataaaaattgaattgaattgaataaaattttaaaaatcaaaataaaaaaaaattcttaattaCAATCATAGACAATAGATGGTGACATGGTCGTTTCTTAAATTTCACGTGTTTCGCCACTATAAACGCTGAAGCAACTTCCACAAGTCAAGACATATGTGACTCgcagtgtgtgtatgtgtttaataaaaaaaaaatgttcggATTTCATACATGCACGAGTTGaaaagaaatcatcatcatcatcatttcagcAGCCATCGTAATCGACATCATTTAATATATCTTTtacaataaattaatttaaaaaaaaaattcaacttttTCATCTAAAGATATccacagaaagaaaaacaaaaataaaatggatgaaCTAAgtgaatttaatcaattattgaacaaTCTTCTCAGTACGGAAACTGAATTTCGGCAAAAAGCCGAAGTAAGTTGTTTATTtgggtttgtttttttttgagataaattcgattaatttttatcatcaattttagaaaatttacaatgcgattccattgaataataaaattcgtCTATTGTTCATGGCCATATCGGATGATACAAAATCTGAagaggtaaaaaaaataatgtcatTTTAAaccatatataatatataatattcatCGACAATAATTTCTTTCTATAGACCAGACATTTGGCAGCCATTTTAATGCGTCGAATTctattcaaatcaacaatggAAGAATTATCGAaagaaatggatgaaaattattttacacaattgaaaaattccatcCTTGCACTCGTGCAAAAAGATACGATTCCTATGGTgttgaggaaaaaaatttgtgacaTCATTTCGGAATTGGTTACGaaatttatcgatgatgatggtaataatcGTTGGCCagaattgttgaattttatgTTTACTGCAGCCAATTCAACGAATCTTGAGCTAAAAGAATGttcattaatcattttaaagtaagtttgttttttttcctcattcactgtttttatcatcattttttttccttgacAGCACTTATCCGAATATTTTCGGTAAAGAACAGAATAAATATCTggatttcattaaaaaaatgttgctAAAATGTTTGGTAGAAGAATCGAATGAACAGGTAAAATTGGCCGCATTAAAAGCAACCATTTCGTTCATATTGGACAATAGTGAAgataaaacaatcatcaaaattatgaGCGACACAATTCTACCAATGTTGCAGATAACGAATACagtaattgaaaatgatgataatcaaccattactttcattgattgaattggcCGAAAAATGTCCACAAATATTACGTCCGAATTTTAATCTTTTAATGCAAATTTGTATGAAAATTATAACCAACAAAGATTGTTCGGAAAGTTTACGACATTCAGCCATTGAATTAGTGGTTAGTTTTGCTGAAAACGCGGCTGGAACTTTCAGAAAACGTGGTTCATCATATCTAATTCCATTgggtatgtttttttctgttgattttgaaaatttttacgaatgaattcaatatgTATTTTTCTTTGCAATCAAGTATCACAATttctcatgatgatgaccgatcttgaatatgatgatggatggtCACAACgtgaagataatgatgaggatgaagAAGATTCAAATAGTGATCATATTATTGGAGAAACGGCATTGGATCGATTAGCCTGTGCACTTGGCggtaaaattgtttttccattGGCCATCAATATTATATCTCAAATGTTACAGAATGTTGATTGGAAACAACGTTATGCAGCATTGATGGCCATTTCGGCATTAGGTGAAGGATGTAATAAACAAATGTTACCAATGTTGGATCAAATTATCACTGCTATTCTACCATTTATTGGCGATGCACATCCACGTGTACGATATGCTGTCTGTATTGCTATGGGTCAAATGGCTTCGGATTTTGCGCCagtttttcaacaacaatttcatgATAAATTCATTCCCAATCTATTACTTTTAttggatgataatcaaaatccaaAAGTACAATCAAATGCTGCAGCTgcatttgtgaattttttcgaagaagctaaacaaaaaattattctccCATATTTGAATGCTATTGTTGATAAATTTGAACAGGTTCTAAAGCTTAAAATTGACGAGGTATGTACCAAATCcgaatttttatattttctaataaataataatttctttaATCTTAGCtaatgaaaaatggaaacaaaaaacttgtttTGGAACAAATTGTGATATCGATTGCATCGTTGGCTGATTTAACTCAagaattattcatcaattattatgataGATTTATGCCTTACCttaaatttatcattgaaaatgctAATCATAAAGATCTTCGTCTACTACGTGGTAAAGCTATCGAATGTGCCAGTTTGATCGGATTGGCAGTGGGAAGTGAAAAggtatttgtttgattcttttttcttatgattcaataataattccatgTCTGTCTAGTTCTGCAATGATGCCTCTCAAATCATGAATCTATTACTCAGGACACAAACTGGTGAAGTTATtcttgaagatgatgatccacAAGTAGGTTTCTGAATGAATTGTAAATTgatacatcatcaatgttaataaaatgattcattatcaatatagTTATCTTATATGATTACATCTTGGGTGAGAATATGTAAGCTTTTGGGTCCAAAATTTGAACCCTATTTACCAATGGTAATGCCACAAGTGTTGAAAACGGCATCAATGAAGATTGAAATGGCATTTATTGAAGGTGATGTGGATTCATCTTGTGAAAATAATAgtgattggaaatttttcaatatcaacGATCAGGTACAGATGACAATGTACATTTAACAATTACTATTTTTACAAttctttaattttaattagcAAAATTTCGGCATCAAAGTATCATGTTTGGATGATAAAGCGACCGCTTGTGAAATGCTTGTCTGTTATGCACGTGAATTGAAACATGGTTTTGTTAATTATCTGGAAGAAACAGTCAAAATACTTGTACCATTACTCCGTTATTACCTTCATGATGGTGTACGAACAGCTGCTGCACAAAGTTTACCATACCTTTTGGATTGTGCGAAAATTCGTGGTGATAATTATGTTTATGAATTATGGAATTATATACTACCACATTTATTGTATGTGCTGGATCAGGAAAGTGAAAATGATGTTCTCATTGAATTACTTGTATCGTTGGCTGATTGTATAACAACATTAGGCATGAATGCTtttaatgaacaacaaatggaagaaatgattaaaaaattggattttcattttaatgaaCATTTTGAACGTTCAAAAGAACGGCAAGAAAAACGACATGATgaagattatgatgatggcgtAGAAGAAATTcttaatgatgaagatgatgatgatatttatatattaacAAAATTGGTGGATGTTTTgcattcattgtttgtttcgtataatgaaaaatttttaccatatttcaatcatttattcaaacatATTATCAATCTGGCTGTAAGTATTATTTATTAcagtaattttattttttccaaattgatctctaaaataatttcatttatttcaatctGAATCTGAATGAAGAAACCGGAAGCACCTGTAAGCCATCAACAATGGGCCATTTGTGTTATTGATGATCTAATTGAATTCACTGGTgttaaatcgattgattataaagatttttatctaccattattgatgaataatctAAAAAATCCACATAGTGAGCTAAGACAAGCGGCTGTCTATGGTATCGGTGTTTTAGCCAAACATGGTGGTAAAACTTTTGAACAATTTCTTGCCGATTGTATACCTACATTGGTTGCCATAATTCAAGATTCAAATAGTCGTAATgcagaaaatatttttgcaaCTGAGAATGCCATTTCGGCTGTAACAAagataattgaatttaatggtGGAATggtatgtttatttttgttaaattgtttgtttgtgaattcaatggaaattgATCACATCTTTTCCATATAGGCCGGTATCGATTCATTACTACCATGTTGGCTTAGCTGGCTTCCAATCTGggaagatgaagaagaagttATCTATGTTTATAGTTTTCTATATCAATTATTAGAAAGAAATCATCCACAAATTCTTGGTACTGATAATTGTAATGTACCTCGTATTGAATCGATCATATTGGAAGTGTTTGCACGTAATGTAATTGAACATACTAGTGAACTTGGACAAAAACTTATTTCATATATTAAATTTGTAAATGTAagtttgtaataataatgatgatgatgatgaaaaatcaaaaatctatattgattgtttttctttttccacaTATATAGCTTGACAAATCGATAACGAGTACATTTTCATCAGAACAGCAACAAGTTTTGGAACAAATTGCCAATTtataagaaaacaaaaacaaacaaatatgcTAGGATATATAGGAGCAtatagcagaaaaaaaattattttggtttttaaTTTGGTAACCacatttaattattaattaataattatcaacaaaaaagaaatattttgaacgaaatgatttatttttttgtgtgtgtgtgtatgtgtgctgattcaaataataaaataatttgtatttgaaaataattttcattttttcatttaatttacatatttatttatgaataTACGATATTATTGAAGTTTTTATAAAGagattattttatattttaaaaaaatcctaATCGCCTAAGCATATATGTCCTTTATGGATGTcacataataatagtaatataACAGTAATATACTGTATTAACACGTGTAATTACACGTGGTTATGCTGGTTAATCGAAAAGGCATGGAAGAAGCTAGATATGATATTTTCCTACCTGTAATTAAAGATTTAAAATTGTTGCTATGTCTGAAGGAATCGCAATAAATTCAacttcaattcaaaattttgaaaatttcaaccgATTCGGTTGAAAAAGTCGTtaaaacgaaatttttcaagAACGATAGAGTCAAGATCTGTGGTTACAGCGATTCCGCCAAATTGAAAGGAAAAAACTTCAAGCCCAAAGGAACCACTGCATCGgtaatattttatttttttccatatattcAACAcattagtttttttcatttacagaAATTTGCATTTTTCATCCGTTTGGAAGAAATTATCACTCAAATTTGAAGTGATTTCCAAACTCACAAAACGACCTTTGCGCTAAATCAAGATGAAATCttgaaattaaaacaatGAGCAAAGAACATTGTTAACATTTATGCTACAATCCCAAGCTGCAAATTAACGCCTAAATTCCACAAAATTTTACATTATTGGGAAAATGCATTGGAATTTGGTCCGATTTACAGacattcatcatataaatatGAAAGATTTCACCAATTGAACAAACGTTCAATTTCGACATCgaagaatatgaaaaacccatcatattcaatggtgaatttcattcaaaaaaaaaattgctctTACACTCacgaaagaaaatttttttgaacaaaatttctATGAAGATTTAGAGTAAAATCGTTTGGCAAGAAAGACCAAATAATAGGCAAAGCCGCGCAAGTATGTTCCCTTAATCACTTAAAATAacttaaaaataaatttaaaattattgaaatttgatttatttagaaatttgaatttttttgccgGTTGATCGAAATTTTTCCAGAGTGGCTAACTGATCCGCCcaagattttttatttttatgatcTCCTGAGAAGGATGATCGGCTTGATGTTTTCAAAACCGACAGAATCCGGATTGAAAGAGCTGATCAAATCATTCCAACAGGTAAACtttgacatttttgttgattgtttacTGATATTATTTTTCTATAAAATAGGAAATCAGAAAATACGATTTAATCACTTCCAAAACGCATTTCCTCTCCCATTATCCCTCCCTTATAGAATTTTATGGGTGTTTAACTATTTTCTCTACAATGGCCTGGGAGAGAAAACATCGCATGTTAAAAGTGTTAATGCAACACagcaaaaatttcaaaaatgttGCTAAAACTTTGATGATTTTACACAAAGCCAAACTGGCATGCGAATCGATATCCAGTAAGGATTATATGATTTCAAACAGGCGGTTGTAATTAtgtaattttctttttaaaaaacAGAACCTAATGAATGGCCAttggataaa of the Dermatophagoides farinae isolate YC_2012a chromosome 1, ASM2471394v1, whole genome shotgun sequence genome contains:
- the Karybeta3 gene encoding karyopherin beta 3; protein product: MDELSEFNQLLNNLLSTETEFRQKAEKIYNAIPLNNKIRLLFMAISDDTKSEETRHLAAILMRRILFKSTMEELSKEMDENYFTQLKNSILALVQKDTIPMVLRKKICDIISELVTKFIDDDGNNRWPELLNFMFTAANSTNLELKECSLIILNTYPNIFGKEQNKYLDFIKKMLLKCLVEESNEQVKLAALKATISFILDNSEDKTIIKIMSDTILPMLQITNTVIENDDNQPLLSLIELAEKCPQILRPNFNLLMQICMKIITNKDCSESLRHSAIELVVSFAENAAGTFRKRGSSYLIPLVSQFLMMMTDLEYDDGWSQREDNDEDEEDSNSDHIIGETALDRLACALGGKIVFPLAINIISQMLQNVDWKQRYAALMAISALGEGCNKQMLPMLDQIITAILPFIGDAHPRVRYAVCIAMGQMASDFAPVFQQQFHDKFIPNLLLLLDDNQNPKVQSNAAAAFVNFFEEAKQKIILPYLNAIVDKFEQVLKLKIDELMKNGNKKLVLEQIVISIASLADLTQELFINYYDRFMPYLKFIIENANHKDLRLLRGKAIECASLIGLAVGSEKFCNDASQIMNLLLRTQTGEVILEDDDPQLSYMITSWVRICKLLGPKFEPYLPMVMPQVLKTASMKIEMAFIEGDVDSSCENNSDWKFFNINDQQNFGIKVSCLDDKATACEMLVCYARELKHGFVNYLEETVKILVPLLRYYLHDGVRTAAAQSLPYLLDCAKIRGDNYVYELWNYILPHLLYVLDQESENDVLIELLVSLADCITTLGMNAFNEQQMEEMIKKLDFHFNEHFERSKERQEKRHDEDYDDGVEEILNDEDDDDIYILTKLVDVLHSLFVSYNEKFLPYFNHLFKHIINLAKPEAPVSHQQWAICVIDDLIEFTGVKSIDYKDFYLPLLMNNLKNPHSELRQAAVYGIGVLAKHGGKTFEQFLADCIPTLVAIIQDSNSRNAENIFATENAISAVTKIIEFNGGMAGIDSLLPCWLSWLPIWEDEEEVIYVYSFLYQLLERNHPQILGTDNCNVPRIESIILEVFARNVIEHTSELGQKLISYIKFVNLDKSITSTFSSEQQQVLEQIANL
- the spz4 gene encoding spaetzle domain-containing protein 4 gives rise to the protein MSMLLLLMIMVDNKSYHSYPYDFLVCCNMTMIIRDSTLIIWWLATIFWIIIEIRSQSCGPRISPRLLKENVIPCDINTNGYCTEPGQAYPWSSMRRFIFENQGFVKKMYGEQRQSQIIHDELERLNNLYQDSSSRLSSASRRHSKQRQNFGKLNSNHNVDDDSNKTGDDRFQSKHSQATTTTTTIMMTATTDHYEQDLIINENQSITDNPIINESRSLSSSNESTNILVDNKNIDDDDNNNNNNIVIDDNVTDVEDENYDDDDYGGGGGGMTTTTTTTTTMTTVKGYNACPITQEVVAPYWANNTRGETLALLNVYPFEQYIHWEKCTNEYEQMFCRDGCRCEQQYRLHRLLAFDPKNECRGIFADWFRFPGCCVCICYDYYHDNDQQNQQHERINNRKARL